One window of Desulfovibrio sp. genomic DNA carries:
- a CDS encoding cation:proton antiporter, with protein sequence MPHDINLILTLAGGLSAALVLGFITQKLRLSPLVGYLLAGIIVGPHSPGFVADASTAAQCAEIGVILLMFGVGLHFHLKDLLAVGAIATGGAVAQISLATLASMGLLHLFGFSFFSGAVYGMAIAVASTVVLTRVLADNHDLHNPTGHVALGWLVVEDIFTILLLVLLPSVLSPGGEFWSALGMTLLKLAALSAFTLVAGQKLIPLFLGYVARTGTRDLFTLAVLALALGIAVAAAEFFGASMALGAFLAGMVVGQSEFSARAAAEALPLRDAFAVLFFVSVGMLFDPASLAQDWPLMLATLFVIMVVKPLGALLMTSLFRRPVKLGLPVAVSLAQVGEFSFILAGLGISLGVFDQRVNNALIPAAIISITLNPMLYRKAKELAQRWEKRKHGDHAEHDACLVVPGEGSRARVVVVGYGPVGRSCCSILQHSSIQPVVVEMNIDTVRQLRGEGLPVVHGDAMQAEVLREAGLEKAEALLLTSASIPAGEVTHIARAVNPHARILAHTAFVSGAKALRDAGVDAVFSGEREVALAMAEYLLRSAGAPEAYVQSELERVREKLD encoded by the coding sequence ATGCCCCATGACATAAATCTGATTCTCACGCTTGCCGGGGGGCTTTCTGCCGCCCTGGTTCTTGGATTCATTACCCAGAAACTGCGTCTTTCGCCCCTTGTGGGCTACCTGCTGGCAGGCATCATTGTGGGGCCGCATTCGCCCGGCTTTGTGGCCGATGCCTCCACAGCGGCCCAGTGTGCCGAAATTGGCGTTATCCTGCTGATGTTTGGCGTGGGCCTGCATTTTCATCTCAAAGACCTGCTGGCCGTGGGGGCCATTGCCACAGGCGGTGCCGTGGCGCAGATTTCGCTGGCAACACTCGCCAGCATGGGCCTGCTGCACCTGTTTGGTTTCAGCTTTTTTTCGGGCGCGGTGTATGGCATGGCCATTGCCGTGGCCAGTACCGTGGTGCTTACCCGCGTGCTGGCCGACAACCACGACCTGCACAATCCCACAGGGCACGTGGCCCTTGGCTGGCTGGTGGTAGAGGATATCTTTACCATCCTGCTGCTGGTGCTGCTGCCCTCGGTTCTGTCACCGGGCGGCGAATTCTGGAGCGCGCTGGGCATGACCCTGCTCAAGCTGGCCGCCCTCTCTGCCTTTACCCTGGTGGCCGGGCAAAAGCTGATTCCGCTCTTTTTGGGTTATGTGGCACGCACGGGAACCCGCGACCTGTTCACCCTTGCCGTGCTGGCGCTGGCCCTTGGCATTGCCGTGGCGGCTGCGGAATTTTTTGGCGCTTCCATGGCTCTGGGCGCGTTTTTAGCTGGCATGGTGGTGGGGCAGTCCGAGTTCAGCGCCCGTGCCGCAGCAGAGGCCCTACCCCTGCGCGATGCCTTTGCCGTGCTGTTTTTTGTGTCGGTAGGCATGCTCTTTGACCCGGCCTCGCTGGCGCAGGACTGGCCCCTTATGCTGGCGACCCTCTTTGTCATCATGGTAGTGAAGCCTCTGGGCGCGCTGCTGATGACAAGCCTGTTCCGCAGGCCCGTTAAGCTGGGCCTGCCCGTGGCGGTCTCGCTGGCGCAGGTTGGCGAATTTTCGTTCATCCTCGCCGGGCTGGGTATCAGCCTTGGTGTTTTTGACCAGCGGGTGAACAATGCCCTTATTCCTGCGGCCATCATTTCCATCACGCTCAACCCCATGCTCTACCGCAAGGCCAAGGAGCTGGCCCAGCGGTGGGAAAAGCGCAAGCACGGCGACCATGCAGAGCACGATGCCTGCCTTGTTGTGCCGGGCGAGGGCAGCCGCGCACGCGTTGTGGTGGTGGGTTACGGTCCCGTGGGCCGCAGCTGTTGCAGCATTTTACAGCACAGCAGCATACAGCCCGTTGTGGTGGAAATGAACATCGACACTGTGCGCCAACTGCGCGGCGAGGGGCTGCCCGTGGTGCACGGTGATGCCATGCAGGCCGAGGTGCTGCGCGAGGCGGGCCTTGAAAAGGCCGAGGCCCTGCTGCTGACATCGGCGAGCATTCCCGCTGGCGAGGTGACCCACATTGCACGTGCCGTGAACCCTCACGCGCGTATTCTGGCACATACCGCTTTTGTGAGCGGGGCCAAGGCGTTGCGCGATGCGGGCGTGGATGCCGTTTTCAGCGGCGAGCGCGAGGTGGCGCTGGCCATGGCTGAATATCTGCTGCGTTCTGCGGGTGCGCCGGAGGCGTATGTGCAATCGGAGCTGGAACGCGTGCGCGAAAAGCTTGACTAG
- a CDS encoding DNA polymerase IV, translating to MIIHIDMDAFFASVEQMDDPSLRGKPVIVGGEQRGVVSTCSYEARVFGVHSAMPMATARRLCPQAIVVRGRYARYSELSRAIMAALGEFSPLVEQASVDEAYVDGTGLERLFGSLEELVLRMKERVREVTGGLTCSAGVAPVKFLAKICSDINKPDGMFILRQEEVDVFLATLPVGKIPGVGKRMVQSLQGLGVRTVGQLRRYSQDFMVRKYGKWGGVLYERVHGRDPRGIEIERAAKSESAECTFGEDTRDREFLQRMLLAHAERVGASLRRHGYRGRTVTLKVKYTDFSQITRSRSLPEGINATETIFDVGCDLLRELPLPQPVRLIGLGVSGFDAPVAQLLLPGAVKPVTQGLDPQVEARRQKLDAALDDLRSRFGNKAVQRGRLFTPAEKKSAASTTDDDGTENSGEKTE from the coding sequence ATGATTATTCACATAGACATGGATGCCTTTTTTGCATCGGTAGAGCAGATGGACGACCCGTCGCTGCGCGGCAAGCCCGTTATTGTGGGCGGCGAGCAGCGGGGTGTGGTTTCCACCTGTTCGTATGAGGCACGGGTTTTTGGCGTGCATTCGGCCATGCCCATGGCCACGGCCCGCAGGCTCTGCCCGCAGGCCATTGTGGTGCGGGGGCGGTACGCACGTTATTCCGAGCTTTCGCGGGCCATCATGGCCGCTCTTGGTGAATTTTCGCCTCTTGTGGAGCAGGCCAGCGTGGACGAGGCCTATGTGGATGGAACGGGGCTTGAGCGGCTTTTTGGCTCACTTGAAGAGCTTGTTTTGCGCATGAAGGAGCGCGTGCGCGAGGTCACCGGGGGGCTTACCTGCTCTGCCGGGGTTGCGCCGGTAAAGTTTCTGGCCAAAATCTGTTCGGACATCAACAAGCCAGACGGCATGTTCATTTTGCGGCAGGAAGAAGTGGACGTCTTTCTGGCCACCTTGCCAGTGGGCAAGATTCCCGGTGTGGGCAAGCGCATGGTGCAGAGCCTGCAGGGTCTGGGTGTGCGCACCGTGGGGCAGCTACGCCGCTACAGCCAGGATTTCATGGTGCGCAAGTACGGCAAGTGGGGCGGGGTGCTCTATGAGCGTGTGCACGGACGCGACCCGCGCGGTATCGAAATAGAACGGGCCGCCAAGAGCGAAAGTGCAGAATGTACCTTTGGCGAGGATACCCGCGACCGCGAGTTTTTGCAGCGCATGCTGCTGGCCCATGCCGAACGCGTGGGGGCCTCGCTGCGACGGCACGGCTACCGTGGCCGCACGGTAACGCTCAAGGTAAAGTACACCGATTTCAGCCAGATAACCCGTTCGCGCAGCCTGCCAGAGGGTATCAACGCTACAGAAACCATCTTTGATGTGGGCTGCGACCTGTTGCGCGAGCTGCCATTGCCCCAGCCGGTGCGGCTGATCGGTCTTGGAGTATCTGGTTTTGACGCGCCCGTGGCCCAGTTGCTGCTGCCGGGTGCGGTAAAGCCGGTAACGCAGGGGCTCGACCCGCAGGTAGAGGCGCGGCGGCAAAAGCTGGATGCCGCACTGGACGATCTGCGCAGCCGCTTTGGCAACAAGGCCGTGCAGCGCGGGCGGCTGTTTACCCCTGCGGAAAAAAAGAGTGCCGCGTCAACCACAGATGACGATGGCACTGAAAATTCCGGAGAAAAAACGGAATAG
- a CDS encoding TlyA family RNA methyltransferase, protein MPKSPRQRADQLVFEQGLAESREQARRLIMAGKIILEQTVPGAPPQVVPKPGHPFAADTVFALLEPERYVSRGAYKLLTILEHFRLDVTGFVCLDAGASTGGFTDCLLQRGASRVYAVDVGKNQLHERLRADERVVNLEGVNLRHADQSLIPEMVDLVVADVSFISLTLVLPSCMPWLKPGGMLATLIKPQFELGPGETVKGVVRDEAARQRAVDKIMLFTQGNLGLECQGVLPAAIKGPKGNQEYMALFARQS, encoded by the coding sequence ATGCCTAAATCACCCAGACAACGCGCCGACCAGCTGGTCTTTGAGCAGGGGCTCGCCGAAAGCCGCGAGCAGGCCCGCCGCCTCATCATGGCGGGCAAGATCATACTTGAGCAGACGGTGCCCGGTGCTCCGCCGCAGGTTGTTCCCAAGCCGGGGCACCCTTTTGCCGCCGATACGGTCTTTGCCCTGCTGGAACCGGAACGCTACGTGAGCCGCGGCGCATACAAGTTGCTGACCATTCTTGAGCATTTCAGGCTCGATGTCACCGGCTTTGTGTGCCTTGATGCCGGGGCCTCTACTGGCGGGTTTACCGACTGCCTGCTGCAAAGGGGCGCAAGCCGCGTCTACGCCGTGGATGTGGGCAAAAATCAGCTGCACGAACGCCTGCGCGCCGACGAGCGGGTAGTGAACCTTGAAGGCGTAAACCTGCGCCATGCAGACCAGAGCCTTATTCCCGAAATGGTCGACCTTGTGGTGGCGGATGTTTCCTTTATCTCGCTGACCCTGGTGCTGCCCTCGTGCATGCCGTGGCTCAAACCCGGCGGCATGCTGGCCACGCTTATCAAGCCGCAGTTCGAGCTTGGGCCCGGCGAAACCGTAAAGGGCGTGGTGCGCGATGAAGCGGCCCGCCAGCGCGCCGTGGACAAGATCATGCTCTTCACCCAGGGCAACCTGGGCCTTGAATGCCAGGGAGTTCTGCCCGCAGCCATCAAGGGGCCCAAGGGCAATCAGGAATACATGGCCCTGTTTGCGCGGCAGAGCTAG
- the rpmE gene encoding 50S ribosomal protein L31, which yields MKNDIHPKVFNATITCACGNEEHVLSTKAEQVNVEVCSACHPFFTGKQRFLDTAGRIDRFRKKYAKFDQK from the coding sequence ATGAAAAATGATATCCATCCCAAAGTGTTCAACGCCACCATCACCTGCGCTTGCGGCAATGAAGAGCACGTGCTCTCCACCAAGGCCGAACAGGTCAACGTGGAAGTTTGCTCCGCTTGCCATCCTTTCTTCACCGGCAAGCAGCGTTTTCTTGACACCGCTGGTCGTATTGACCGCTTCCGCAAGAAGTACGCCAAGTTTGACCAGAAGTAA
- a CDS encoding DUF1385 domain-containing protein codes for MEGVMMRHGDVYGLAVRQADGVIRAMRCPWFSLTRSSWLKKPFVRGFPVLLETLVNGIKALNRSVEAVAQSEQEEISGWHLVLTLIMALLMAVGLFVVVPHLLSLGMMWLRVGGDVEGLSFHLWDGFFKCCIFMGYIKAISYVPDIRRVFQYHGAEHKTIHAYEAGGDVDAAAAMGKSRLHPRCGTTFLLFVISISILLHAVLVPLMLSLYTPQGEVAKHALTIAVKLLLMVPISALAYELIRYAAKLPEGFLATILRAPGLALQRLTTYEPDESQVEVAVVALREALGPQDGARVRTVDYTTE; via the coding sequence ATGGAAGGCGTGATGATGCGCCACGGTGATGTCTACGGACTGGCGGTTCGCCAGGCCGACGGCGTCATTCGTGCCATGCGCTGCCCGTGGTTTTCGCTTACCCGTAGCTCCTGGCTCAAAAAGCCCTTTGTGCGCGGGTTTCCCGTGCTGCTGGAAACCCTGGTCAACGGCATCAAGGCGCTTAACCGCTCGGTTGAGGCGGTGGCCCAGAGCGAGCAGGAGGAAATCTCTGGCTGGCATCTGGTGCTCACGCTCATCATGGCCTTGCTGATGGCAGTGGGGCTTTTTGTCGTTGTGCCGCATCTGCTCTCGCTGGGCATGATGTGGCTGCGCGTGGGCGGCGACGTTGAAGGGCTTTCGTTCCATCTGTGGGACGGCTTTTTCAAGTGCTGCATCTTCATGGGGTATATCAAGGCCATTTCGTATGTGCCTGATATTCGCCGTGTTTTTCAGTACCATGGGGCAGAACACAAAACCATCCATGCCTATGAGGCCGGTGGTGATGTGGACGCTGCCGCCGCCATGGGCAAAAGCCGTTTGCACCCGCGCTGCGGAACCACGTTTCTGCTGTTTGTCATCAGTATTTCCATACTGCTGCACGCGGTGCTGGTTCCCCTGATGCTGAGCCTCTACACGCCGCAGGGCGAAGTGGCCAAGCACGCCCTTACCATTGCCGTAAAGCTGCTGCTGATGGTTCCCATCAGCGCACTGGCCTACGAGCTTATCCGCTACGCGGCCAAGCTGCCCGAGGGCTTTCTGGCAACAATTTTGCGCGCCCCCGGTCTTGCCTTGCAGCGGCTGACCACCTACGAACCTGACGAAAGCCAGGTGGAGGTGGCCGTGGTGGCCCTGCGCGAAGCCCTTGGTCCGCAAGACGGCGCAAGGGTGCGCACGGTAGACTACACCACAGAATAG
- the prfA gene encoding peptide chain release factor 1 produces the protein MFAKLEGLEKKFIELEHSLAEPDVFNDQEHYRKLTKAHADLREIVEMYRRHRALLQEQAENKQLLRDEDPEMRELAQEDLRRIESELPEVEQELKLMLLPKDPLDEKNTILEIRAGTGGEEAALFAADLFRMYSRFAEVKGWKVELMSESPSESGGLKEVICLISGTKVYSQLKFEAGTHRVQRVPATEAQGRIHTSAATVAVMPEAEEVDVEIRPEDLRIDIYRASGAGGQHVNKTESAVRITHLPTNTVVTCQDERSQHKNKARAMKVLASRILAAERERYNSEISADRKSQVGSGDRSERIRTYNFPQGRCTDHRINLTLYSLERIMEGEIQPLVEALSTAAQAEALKAQASD, from the coding sequence ATGTTCGCCAAATTGGAAGGTCTGGAAAAGAAGTTCATCGAGCTGGAGCACTCTCTGGCCGAGCCCGACGTGTTCAACGATCAGGAACACTACCGCAAGCTTACCAAGGCCCATGCCGACCTGCGCGAAATTGTGGAAATGTACCGCCGCCACAGGGCTCTTTTGCAGGAGCAGGCCGAAAACAAGCAGCTGCTGCGCGACGAAGACCCGGAAATGCGCGAGCTGGCGCAGGAAGATCTGCGCCGCATCGAATCCGAGCTGCCCGAAGTGGAGCAGGAGCTCAAGCTCATGCTCCTGCCCAAGGACCCGCTGGACGAAAAGAACACTATTCTTGAAATTCGCGCCGGTACGGGCGGCGAAGAAGCGGCCCTGTTTGCCGCCGACCTGTTCCGCATGTATTCGCGCTTTGCCGAAGTAAAGGGCTGGAAGGTCGAACTCATGAGCGAATCGCCCTCTGAATCGGGCGGCCTCAAGGAAGTTATCTGCCTTATCAGCGGCACCAAGGTGTATAGCCAGCTCAAGTTTGAGGCAGGCACCCACCGCGTGCAGCGCGTGCCCGCCACCGAGGCACAGGGCCGCATCCATACCTCTGCCGCCACCGTGGCCGTCATGCCCGAAGCGGAAGAAGTGGACGTGGAAATCCGGCCCGAAGACCTGCGCATCGATATTTACCGCGCTTCCGGCGCTGGCGGCCAGCACGTTAACAAGACGGAATCGGCGGTGCGCATCACCCACCTGCCCACCAATACCGTTGTTACCTGTCAGGACGAACGCTCGCAGCACAAGAACAAGGCCCGCGCCATGAAGGTTCTGGCCTCGCGTATTCTGGCCGCTGAGCGCGAACGCTATAATTCCGAAATTTCCGCTGACCGCAAGTCGCAGGTAGGTTCGGGCGACCGTTCCGAACGTATACGTACCTACAACTTCCCGCAGGGTCGTTGCACCGACCACCGTATCAACCTGACCCTGTATTCTCTTGAGCGCATCATGGAAGGCGAAATCCAGCCGCTGGTGGAAGCCCTGAGCACGGCGGCGCAGGCCGAGGCGCTCAAGGCCCAGGCCTCAGACTAG
- the ureG gene encoding urease accessory protein UreG encodes MNNRPCLRVGVGGPVGSGKTALLRHLCMRLRKHYNMAVVTNDIYTREDAEFLLRHNALESDRIIGVETGGCPHTAIREDASMNIQAIEELQARHEGLELVLVESGGDNLSATFSPELADLTIYVIDVSGGDKIPRKGGPGITKSDLLIINKVDLAPMVHASLDVMERDTRRMRGERPYVLTEMLSGAGIEAVIAFIIREGMLRPMDKAV; translated from the coding sequence ATGAACAACAGACCCTGTTTGCGAGTGGGCGTTGGCGGCCCGGTGGGCTCAGGCAAAACGGCCCTTCTGCGCCACCTGTGCATGCGTCTTCGCAAGCATTACAACATGGCCGTTGTCACCAACGACATCTATACCCGCGAAGATGCAGAATTTCTGCTGCGGCACAATGCCCTTGAATCTGACCGTATCATCGGTGTGGAAACAGGTGGCTGCCCGCATACCGCCATACGCGAAGACGCTTCCATGAACATTCAGGCCATCGAAGAACTTCAGGCCCGTCACGAGGGGCTCGAACTGGTGCTGGTGGAGAGCGGCGGCGACAACCTTTCCGCCACCTTCAGCCCGGAGCTGGCCGACCTTACCATCTATGTTATTGACGTGAGCGGCGGTGACAAGATCCCCCGCAAGGGCGGCCCCGGCATTACCAAGTCTGACCTGCTCATCATCAACAAGGTTGACCTTGCGCCCATGGTGCACGCCTCGCTTGATGTCATGGAGCGGGACACGCGGCGCATGCGCGGCGAACGCCCCTATGTGCTCACCGAGATGCTTTCTGGTGCTGGCATTGAAGCCGTCATTGCCTTTATCATCCGCGAGGGTATGTTGCGCCCCATGGATAAAGCCGTCTAG
- a CDS encoding urease accessory UreF family protein has protein sequence MAELTADRPHALPEILAETLADCPQGQHWQPEGRACGRAAWLGPDLGLTALLYLAGQSLPVGGFAWSQGLAAAVERGHAGTAEGVRRWLWGVLRLGLARNDLPLLLRMHAAAHNADAAALSRWNALMLAGRESRELWQEETQMGRALRRILHDQNLLPGWPLPDNIGYTACFALAAVILDQHARSTQPFCDPAAQQRAAANTACAYVWSWLQNQVAVACKTVPLGQTAAQKLLLEFMPAVPQIVAQATALPDEDIGSSLPGLALCSAGHERQYSRLFRS, from the coding sequence ATGGCTGAACTGACAGCGGACAGACCCCACGCTCTACCAGAAATTCTGGCAGAGACTCTGGCAGACTGCCCTCAAGGGCAGCACTGGCAGCCTGAAGGCCGTGCCTGCGGGCGCGCCGCATGGCTCGGGCCGGATTTAGGCCTTACCGCCCTGCTCTATCTGGCTGGGCAATCCCTGCCTGTGGGCGGTTTTGCATGGTCGCAGGGGCTGGCAGCAGCGGTGGAGCGCGGCCACGCTGGCACTGCCGAGGGCGTGCGCCGCTGGCTGTGGGGCGTGCTGCGGCTGGGGCTTGCCCGCAACGACCTGCCCCTGTTGCTGCGCATGCACGCCGCCGCCCACAATGCCGATGCCGCCGCCCTCTCCCGCTGGAATGCCCTGATGCTTGCCGGGCGCGAAAGCCGCGAGCTGTGGCAGGAAGAAACACAGATGGGTCGGGCCTTGCGCCGCATTTTGCACGACCAGAACCTGCTGCCGGGCTGGCCCCTGCCCGACAACATTGGCTACACGGCATGCTTTGCGCTTGCCGCAGTCATTCTTGACCAGCATGCGCGCAGCACGCAGCCTTTTTGCGACCCTGCCGCCCAGCAGCGCGCGGCGGCCAACACAGCTTGCGCCTATGTGTGGAGCTGGTTGCAAAATCAGGTGGCGGTGGCCTGCAAAACCGTACCGCTTGGCCAGACTGCGGCGCAAAAACTGCTGTTGGAGTTTATGCCCGCAGTGCCGCAAATAGTAGCTCAGGCCACGGCCCTGCCCGATGAAGACATTGGCTCGAGCCTGCCGGGGCTTGCCCTGTGCAGCGCTGGCCACGAACGACAGTATTCCCGACTTTTCAGGAGCTAA
- the ureE gene encoding urease accessory protein UreE yields MLEFTENMGQRTNLEPTGTLTLTWEQRGKCRQRLRLDNGEEAGLFLTRGQVLRDGDILRAGEVLAVVRNAAEPVVTGIAPNWETLARACYHIGNRHAALQLGHKWLRFMPDHVLEELAENLGLRLRYESQPFVPEGGAYGGHGHSHG; encoded by the coding sequence ATGCTGGAATTTACCGAAAACATGGGGCAGCGCACCAATCTGGAGCCCACGGGCACCCTCACTCTTACGTGGGAGCAGCGCGGCAAATGCCGCCAGCGCCTGCGGCTGGACAATGGTGAGGAAGCAGGCCTGTTTCTCACACGCGGGCAGGTGCTGCGCGACGGAGATATTCTGCGGGCCGGGGAAGTACTCGCCGTGGTGCGCAACGCGGCCGAACCCGTGGTGACGGGCATTGCCCCCAACTGGGAAACGCTGGCACGTGCCTGCTACCACATTGGTAACCGCCATGCGGCCCTGCAGCTGGGGCACAAGTGGCTGCGCTTCATGCCCGATCACGTACTTGAGGAGCTGGCGGAAAACCTTGGTCTGCGCCTGCGCTACGAAAGCCAGCCCTTTGTACCCGAAGGCGGCGCATACGGCGGGCATGGCCACAGCCATGGCTGA
- the ureC gene encoding urease subunit alpha, with protein MIHIPRSQYAELYGPTTGDRIRLADTELWIEIERDHTVYGDEVCFGGGKVIRDGMGQSQISNADGAMDTVITNAIIMDAALGIIKADLGIRDGRIAAIGKAGNPDVQPDVDVIIGPGTEIIAGEGCLLTAGGMDSHIHFICPQQVEEALASGITTMLGGGTGPATGTNATTCTPGPWHLERMLAATDALPMNFGFLGKGNAALPDSLREQLEAGACGLKLHEDWGTTPAAIDTCLTVADEYDVQVAIHTDTLNEGGFVEDTLAAFGGRTIHTYHTEGAGGGHAPDILRACSLPNVLPSSTNPTRPYTVNTVDEHLDMLMVCHHLNPSLPEDAAFADSRIRRETIAAEDILQDMGVISMISSDSQAMGRVGEVITRAWQTAHKMKVQRGPLPEDRGRGNDNFRVRRYLAKYTCNPAVTHGLSHAIGAVAPGLLADLVLWKPAFFGVKPSLVIKGGQIAAAPMGDANASIPTPQPMHYRPMFGALGQAAAAASLSFVSRAFMENGGEGRLRELGLLRGLSSCRGTRTLCKGDLLLNSATPAISVNPQTYEVRADGEILTCAPAEVLPLAQRYFLF; from the coding sequence ATGATCCACATTCCCAGAAGCCAGTATGCCGAACTATACGGCCCCACCACCGGCGACCGCATCCGCCTTGCAGATACGGAACTGTGGATCGAAATTGAGCGCGACCACACCGTCTACGGCGACGAGGTGTGCTTTGGTGGCGGCAAGGTCATTCGCGACGGCATGGGTCAGAGCCAGATCAGCAATGCCGACGGTGCCATGGACACGGTCATCACCAATGCCATCATCATGGATGCGGCACTGGGCATCATCAAGGCCGATCTGGGCATCCGCGATGGCCGCATCGCCGCCATCGGCAAGGCTGGCAACCCCGATGTGCAACCCGACGTGGACGTGATCATCGGCCCCGGCACAGAAATCATTGCAGGTGAGGGCTGCCTGCTCACCGCTGGCGGCATGGATTCGCACATCCACTTTATCTGCCCGCAGCAGGTGGAAGAAGCCCTTGCCAGCGGCATCACCACCATGCTGGGCGGCGGCACCGGCCCGGCCACCGGTACCAATGCCACAACCTGCACGCCCGGCCCGTGGCATCTGGAACGCATGCTGGCCGCCACAGATGCCCTGCCCATGAACTTTGGCTTTTTGGGCAAGGGCAACGCCGCCCTGCCCGATTCGCTGCGCGAACAGCTTGAGGCCGGGGCCTGCGGCCTGAAACTGCACGAAGACTGGGGCACAACCCCGGCTGCCATTGATACCTGCCTTACGGTGGCCGACGAATACGACGTGCAGGTGGCGATCCACACAGACACCCTCAACGAGGGCGGCTTTGTGGAAGACACGCTGGCGGCCTTCGGTGGCCGCACCATCCACACCTACCATACGGAAGGTGCCGGCGGCGGCCATGCGCCCGACATCCTGCGGGCCTGCTCCCTGCCCAACGTGCTGCCCTCTTCCACCAACCCCACCCGGCCCTACACGGTCAACACGGTGGACGAGCACCTGGACATGCTCATGGTCTGCCATCACCTTAACCCTTCCCTGCCCGAAGACGCGGCCTTTGCCGATTCGCGCATCCGGCGCGAAACCATTGCCGCAGAGGATATTTTGCAGGACATGGGCGTCATATCCATGATTTCGTCCGACTCGCAGGCCATGGGCCGCGTGGGCGAGGTCATCACCCGCGCGTGGCAGACCGCCCACAAGATGAAGGTGCAGCGAGGCCCCCTGCCCGAAGATCGTGGCCGTGGCAACGACAACTTTCGCGTGCGGCGGTACCTGGCCAAGTACACCTGCAATCCGGCTGTCACCCACGGGCTTTCGCACGCCATCGGCGCTGTGGCCCCCGGCCTGCTGGCCGACCTTGTGCTGTGGAAGCCTGCTTTTTTTGGCGTAAAGCCCTCGCTTGTCATCAAGGGCGGGCAGATCGCCGCCGCGCCCATGGGCGATGCCAATGCCTCCATACCCACGCCCCAGCCCATGCACTACCGGCCCATGTTTGGCGCGTTGGGGCAGGCTGCGGCGGCCGCCAGCCTGAGCTTTGTTTCGCGCGCTTTCATGGAAAACGGCGGCGAAGGACGGCTACGCGAGCTTGGCCTGCTGCGCGGGCTTTCGTCCTGCCGGGGTACGCGCACCCTGTGCAAGGGCGACCTGTTGCTCAACAGCGCAACTCCCGCCATTTCTGTTAACCCGCAAACCTACGAGGTTCGCGCCGACGGCGAAATTCTCACCTGCGCACCGGCGGAGGTTCTGCCTCTGGCGCAGCGGTACTTTCTCTTTTAG
- a CDS encoding urease subunit beta, translating to MIPGEFHIAEGEITLNALSEGLEVVLEVSNTGDRPIQVGSHYHFYEVNPALTFARESARGMRLDIPAGTAVRFEPGQKREVRLVPYAGSRRVFGFRGQIMGPLDASAPREEKA from the coding sequence ATGATTCCCGGTGAATTCCATATTGCAGAGGGCGAGATAACCCTCAACGCGCTTTCTGAAGGACTCGAGGTTGTGCTGGAAGTTTCCAACACTGGCGACAGGCCCATTCAGGTGGGCTCGCACTACCATTTTTACGAGGTCAACCCCGCCCTCACCTTTGCCCGGGAATCCGCACGCGGCATGCGCCTCGACATACCCGCCGGAACCGCTGTGCGCTTTGAGCCGGGCCAGAAGCGCGAGGTACGCCTTGTGCCCTATGCCGGGTCACGGCGCGTGTTCGGATTTCGCGGTCAGATCATGGGGCCGCTTGATGCCAGTGCCCCCAGGGAGGAAAAAGCATGA
- the ureA gene encoding urease subunit gamma: MELLPREKDKLLLFTAGLLAERRKARGLKLNYPEAVAYISLAVLEGARDGQSVAELMGACRNLLTREDVMDGVPEMIHEVQVEATFPDGTKLVTVHDPIL, from the coding sequence ATGGAACTTTTGCCCAGAGAGAAAGACAAGCTGCTGCTCTTTACCGCCGGCCTGCTGGCCGAACGGCGCAAGGCGCGGGGCCTCAAGCTCAATTATCCCGAGGCCGTGGCCTACATAAGCCTTGCCGTGCTTGAAGGCGCGCGCGACGGCCAAAGCGTGGCCGAGCTCATGGGTGCATGCCGCAACCTGCTCACACGCGAAGACGTTATGGACGGCGTGCCCGAGATGATCCACGAGGTTCAGGTGGAGGCCACATTTCCCGACGGCACAAAACTTGTGACCGTACACGACCCCATTCTGTAA